One window of Candidatus Binatus sp. genomic DNA carries:
- the nthB gene encoding nitrile hydratase subunit beta, translated as MNGVHDMGGMDGFGPVLPEQNEPVFHADWERRVFAIMNHSFGFAGFNIDEFRHAIERIPPARYLASSYYERWLGALETLMVERGVVTREELIAKQSPGVDTESLARAVKTNPPAPSKDRARAKSPRARFVKGDSVRARNLNPSGHTRLPRYVRGKRGVIVRDWGVFVFPDTNAHHAGTRPQHCYSVSFDARELWGKSAERGRLNIDLWEDYLEADRTNSPKQKTKSPTKIARIGRKSK; from the coding sequence ATGAACGGCGTGCACGACATGGGCGGGATGGACGGGTTCGGACCCGTGCTGCCGGAGCAGAACGAGCCGGTCTTTCATGCCGACTGGGAGCGGCGCGTCTTTGCGATCATGAACCACTCGTTCGGTTTCGCCGGGTTCAACATCGATGAGTTCCGCCATGCGATCGAGCGTATCCCGCCGGCGCGCTACCTCGCGTCGAGTTATTACGAGCGATGGCTCGGGGCGCTCGAGACGCTGATGGTCGAGCGCGGCGTGGTCACGCGCGAGGAGTTGATCGCCAAGCAATCGCCCGGCGTCGATACTGAATCGCTCGCGCGTGCAGTAAAAACGAATCCGCCAGCTCCGTCGAAGGATCGTGCGAGGGCAAAATCGCCGCGCGCGCGATTCGTCAAGGGCGATTCGGTCCGCGCGCGCAACCTGAATCCGTCGGGACATACGCGGCTGCCGCGCTATGTGCGCGGCAAGCGCGGCGTTATCGTGCGCGATTGGGGCGTGTTTGTTTTTCCCGACACCAATGCGCATCACGCCGGAACCAGGCCGCAGCATTGCTACTCCGTCAGCTTCGACGCGCGCGAGCTATGGGGCAAATCGGCCGAGCGCGGCCGTCTCAATATCGATCTCTGGGAAGATTATCTCGAAGCCGATCGCACCAATTCGCCGAAGCAAAAAACAAAATCGCCGACGAAGATCGCGCGCATTGGCAGGAAAAGCAAATGA
- the nthA gene encoding nitrile hydratase subunit alpha, translated as MSENHHDTSESGPVARVKALETLLAEKGLLDPAAIDAVVDTYETKVGPRNGARVVAKAWTDPAYRKRLLDDATAAVAELGYAGPEGGHLVAIENTDRVHNLVVCTLCSCYPWPVLGLPPVWYKSFAYRSRAVSDPRGVLKDFGTELPSDVEIRVWDSSAEIRYLVIPQRPAGTEKMTADELAEIVTRDSMVGVTNVAAPSRRGDKSKRAGK; from the coding sequence ATGAGCGAAAATCATCACGACACCAGCGAAAGCGGACCGGTCGCGCGCGTCAAGGCGCTCGAGACTCTGCTCGCCGAAAAAGGACTGCTCGATCCCGCCGCGATCGACGCGGTCGTTGACACCTACGAAACCAAGGTCGGGCCGCGCAACGGCGCGCGCGTCGTCGCGAAAGCGTGGACCGATCCTGCGTATCGAAAACGACTGCTCGACGATGCGACCGCGGCGGTCGCGGAACTCGGCTACGCGGGCCCCGAAGGCGGCCATCTGGTCGCGATCGAGAACACCGATCGCGTCCACAACCTCGTCGTATGCACGCTGTGCTCGTGCTATCCGTGGCCGGTGCTCGGATTGCCGCCGGTCTGGTACAAGAGTTTCGCGTATCGGTCGCGCGCGGTGAGCGATCCGCGCGGAGTGCTGAAGGATTTCGGCACCGAGTTGCCGAGCGACGTCGAGATTCGGGTCTGGGATTCGAGCGCGGAGATTCGCTACCTGGTGATTCCGCAACGTCCGGCCGGCACCGAGAAGATGACCGCCGACGAACTCGCCGAGATCGTCACGCGCGATTCGATGGTCGGCGTGACCAATGTCGCGGCGCCATCGCGGCGCGGCGACAAGTCTAAGCGGGCGGGCAAGTGA
- a CDS encoding nitrile hydratase accessory protein, with the protein MSVAAALDQIVQAARLDPEHVFSAPWEARAFAIALKLSEAGVFSWDEFRERLIAEVAASDRVHERDGTSDHGEYYEHFLRALERMLDDKGIVRS; encoded by the coding sequence GTGAGCGTCGCCGCGGCGCTCGATCAGATCGTGCAGGCCGCGCGGCTCGATCCCGAGCACGTCTTCAGCGCGCCGTGGGAGGCGCGGGCGTTTGCGATCGCGCTTAAGCTTTCGGAGGCCGGCGTTTTTAGCTGGGATGAATTCCGCGAGCGCTTGATCGCCGAGGTCGCCGCGTCCGACCGAGTGCACGAGCGCGACGGCACTTCCGATCACGGCGAATACTATGAGCATTTTCTGCGCGCGCTCGAGCGAATGCTCGACGACAAGGGAATCGTGCGGAGCTAA
- a CDS encoding DUF4340 domain-containing protein translates to MRTRPAIFYTMVFFILLPIYYWSIPKIEPGGALQQKEESLLKIENGIEAIAITRPNESLRFQKGPDGKLYQLVAPQGKFIPQDLMAALVQLLVSAKSVEVVSEDSKDLAQFGLDHPRSEITIEAKDRAQPIKLAFGNENPTHTAVYAQVLGVPKVFLLGRNLDYYQGLMFQWIEGKQGKNA, encoded by the coding sequence TTGAGAACACGGCCTGCAATTTTCTACACGATGGTCTTTTTCATCCTGCTGCCGATTTACTATTGGTCAATACCCAAGATTGAACCCGGCGGCGCGCTACAACAAAAGGAAGAGAGCCTGTTAAAAATTGAGAACGGCATCGAAGCGATCGCGATCACGCGGCCCAACGAGTCGCTGCGGTTTCAGAAGGGACCGGACGGCAAGCTCTACCAACTCGTCGCGCCACAGGGAAAGTTCATCCCGCAGGATTTGATGGCGGCGCTGGTGCAGTTGCTGGTGAGCGCCAAGTCGGTCGAAGTCGTCTCGGAGGATTCAAAAGATCTCGCGCAATTCGGCCTCGATCATCCGCGCAGCGAGATCACGATCGAGGCGAAGGACAGGGCGCAGCCGATCAAGCTCGCCTTCGGCAACGAAAATCCCACTCACACCGCCGTCTATGCGCAGGTGCTCGGCGTGCCCAAAGTTTTCCTGCTCGGGCGCAACCTCGACTATTACCAGGGCCTGATGTTTCAGTGGATCGAGGGCAAGCAGGGCAAGAACGCGTGA